One stretch of Vulpes lagopus strain Blue_001 chromosome X, ASM1834538v1, whole genome shotgun sequence DNA includes these proteins:
- the CLDN2 gene encoding claudin-2: MASLGLQLVGYILGLLGLLGTLVAMLLPSWRTSSYVGTSIVTAVGFSKGLWMECATHSTGITQCDIYSTLLGLPADIQAAQAMMVTSSAISSLACIVSVVGMRCTVFCQDSRAKDRLAVVGGVFFIIGGLLGFIPVAWNLHGILRDFYSPLVPDSMKFEIGEALYLGIISSLFSLVAGIILCFSCPLQGNRSDYYDSYQAQPLATRGSPRPGQPPKAKSEFNSYSLTGYV, encoded by the coding sequence ATGGCCTCTCTCGGCCTCCAACTTGTAGGCTACATCCTAGGCCTCCTGGGGCTGTTGGGCACCCTGGTGGCCATGCTGCTTCCCAGCTGGCGAACAAGCTCCTACGTTGGTACCAGCATCGTGACGGCGGTCGGCTTCTCCAAGGGCCTCTGGATGGAGTGCGCCACACACAGCACAGGCATAACCCAGTGTGACATCTACAGCACCCTCCTAGGCCTGCCTGCTGacatccaggctgcccaagccATGATGGTGACATCCAGTGCGATCTCTTCGTTGGCCTGCATTGTCTCTGTGGTGGGCATGAGATGCACTGTCTTCTGCCAGGActcccgagccaaagacagactcgCGGTGGTGGGTGGAGTCTTCTTCATCATTGGAGGCCTCCTGGGCTTCATCCCCGTTGCCTGGAACCTTCACGGGATCCTGCGGGACTTCTACTCCCCGCTGGTACCCGATAGCATGAAGTTCGAGATCGGAGAAGCTCTCTACCTGGGCATTATTTCCTCCTTGTTCTCCCTGGTAGCTGGCATCATCCTTTGCTTTTCCTGCCCACTCCAGGGAAATCGCTCCGACTACTATGACTCTTACCAGGCCCAGCCCCTTGCAACTAGAGGCTCTCCAAGGCCGGGTCAACCGCCCAAAGCCAAGAGCGAGTTTAACTCCTACAGCCTGACAGGGTATGTGTGA